One part of the Brassica oleracea var. oleracea cultivar TO1000 unplaced genomic scaffold, BOL UnpScaffold00945, whole genome shotgun sequence genome encodes these proteins:
- the LOC106320506 gene encoding LOW QUALITY PROTEIN: ABC transporter G family member 42-like (The sequence of the model RefSeq protein was modified relative to this genomic sequence to represent the inferred CDS: deleted 4 bases in 3 codons), giving the protein MTKLQIAGEENGDIGDEDVRSQWAAIERLPTFERITTALFLEGDEQGKRNERRVMDVSKLEDLDRHLFIDDLIRHVEDDNLRLLQKIKKRIDEVGLELATIEVRFSDLFVEAECEVVYGKPIPTLWNAIASRLSRLMCLKKEKNISILNGVSGIIRPKRMTLLLGPPSCGKTTLLLALAGRLDPSLKTTGDVSYNGHLLSEFVPEKTSNYVSQNDLHIPDITVRETLDFSGCFQGTGSRLETMKEISRREKLKGIVPDPDIDAYMKAASIEGSKTNLQTDYILKILGLSLCADTRVGDTSRPGISGGQKRRLTTGETIVGPIKTLFMDEISNGLDSSTTFQIVSCLRHYALLSEGTIVVSLLQPAPETFELFDDVILMGEGKIIYIGPRDYICRFFEDCGFKCPTRKSVAEFLQEVISRKDQEQYWCHIDKPYCYVSIDSFIERFKKSELGLQQQEELSKTHDKSQAQKDALCSSKYSLSNWEMLKACSRREFLLMKRNSFVYVFKSGLLICIGSITMTVYLRTGSKRDLVHANYLMGSLFFSIFKMLADGLPELTLTISWLSVFYKQKELYFYPAWAYAVPSAILKIPISFLEAFLWTSLTYYVIGYSPDIGRFFRQFLIFFALHLSCISMFRAIAATFRDFVLSTTIGKLSVVLLSLFGGFVLRKPSMPAWLQWGFWLSPLSYAEIAITSNEFFSTVRWSKTTSGNRTLGEEVLDARGLNFGDQSYWSAFGALIGFTLFFNIVFVLALTFLKTSKRSRAIVSGDDNTQSSGNHNMSSSKVASQSKNALPFKPLTFTFLDVCYFVQTPQGKKVQLLSNVTGAFKPGVLTALMGVSGAGKTTLMDVLSGRKSRGDIEGDIQVGGYRKVQETFARVSGYCEQFDIHSPNLTIEESLEYSAWLRLPSSINSETKRAIVREVLETIELEEIKDSIVGLPGVSGLTTEQRKRLTIAVELVANPSIIFMDEPTTGLDARAAAIVMRAVKNITETGRTVACTIHQPGTDIFEAFDELVLMKNGGRIIYHGPLGQHSSNVIEYFMRIPGVPKMKENTNPATWLLGITSRSSEDKLGVDLAQIYKESSLFKENNIVMRVTSSETEELTSSTRYAQTGWEQFKACLWKQHLSYWRNPSYNLTRILFMCLNSVICGVLFWQKAKKINTQQDLFNVLGSMYTVVLFTGINNCSTVLFCIATERNVFYRERFAQMYNSWAYSLAQVLVEIPYSLVQSILCVAILYPMVGYHVSLYKVFWSFYSVFCSLLIYNYFGMLLVVITPNIHVAFTLRSGFYSMVNLFAGYVIPKPSIPKWWIWMYYLSPTSWILNGLLTSQYGDMEKEIVAFGERKKVSDFVEDYFGFRWSYDSLAVVAIVLSVFPILLASLFAFFIGKLNFQKK; this is encoded by the exons CTGTTTTTGGAA GGAGATGAACAAGGGAAGAGAAACGAGAGGCGAGTCATGGATGTTTCTAAACTTGAGGATCTTGATAGACATCTCTTTATTGATGATCTCATTAGACATGTTGAGGATGATAATCTCAGGCTACTGcagaaaattaagaaaagaatCGATGA GGTTGGTCTCGAGTTAGCGACGATTGAAGTGAGGTTCAGTGATCTTTTTGTGGAAGCAGAATGTGAGGTAGTTTATGGAAAGCCAATCCCAACTCTTTGGAATGCTATTGCAAGCAGACTATCT AGACTTATGtgtctaaagaaagaaaagaacataAGCATCTTGAATGGTGTCAGTGGTATCATAAGGCCTAAAAG AATGACTTTGTTGCTTGGTCCTCCTAGTTGTGGTAAAACCACTCTACTACTTGCACTAGCTGGAAGACTTGACCCTTctttgaag ACGACAGGAGACGTTAGTTACAACGGTCACTTATTATCAGAGTTTGTTCCTGAAAAAACATCGAATTATGTAAGTCAAAACGATCTACACATTCCAGATATTACTGTGAGAGAGACACTCGATTTTTCAGGATGTTTTCAAGGCACAGGGAGCCGTTTAG AAACTATGAAAGAGATTAGTAGAAGGGAGAAACTGAAAGGAATAGTTCCTGATCCTGATATAGATGCATACATGAAG GCAGCTTCTATTGAAGGTTCAAAAACTAATCTGCAAACTGATTATATCCTAAAG aTCCTAGGACTCAGTCTCTGTGCAGATACACGCGTTGGAGATACTTCAAGACCAGGAATATCTGGTGGTCAAAAGAGAAGATTAACTACAG GTGAGACAATCGTAGGTCCAATCAAAACTCTGTTCATGGATGAAATATCCAATGGTTTGGACAGCTCAACAACGTTCCAGATTGTATCTTGTCTCCGACATTATGCACTTCTGTCTGAAGGAACCATAGTGGTTTCACTGCTTCAGCCTGCACCAGAAACGTTTGAGCTTTTCGACGATGTGATTCTTATGGGAGAAGGAAAGATAATCTACATTGGTCCAAGGGATTATATTTGTAGATTCTTTGAGGATTGTGGATTTAAATGTCCAACAAGAAAATCTGTTGCTGAATTTCTTCAGGAGGTTATCTCAAGGAAAGATCAAGAACAGTATTGGTGTCACATAGACAAACCATATTGTTATGTCTCCATTGACTCATTTATTGAGAGGTTCAAAAAGTCTGAGCTTGGGTTACAACAACAAGAGGAACTCTCCAAGACACATGACAAGTCTCAGGCTCAGAAAGATGCTTTATGCTCAAGTAAATACTCACTTAGTAACTGGGAGATGTTAAAAGCTTGCTCAAGGAGAGAGTTCCTTCTGATGAAAAGAAACTCTTTTGTTTATGTATTCAAGTCTGGACTC TTGATTTGCATTGGATCTATTACAATGACCGTTTATCTAAGGACTGGGTCTAAAAGAGATCTAGTGCATGCTAATTATCTTATGGGTTCTTTGTTCTTTTCAATCTTTAAAATGCTTGCTGATGGACTTCCAGAACTAACACTAACAATCTCATGGCTTTCAGTGTTCTACAAGCAGAAAGAGTTGTACTTTTATCCTGCTTGGGCATATGCAGTTCCTTCAGCTATTTTAAAGATACCCATTTCATTTCTTGAAGCGTTTCTCTGGACCTCGTTGACATATTATGTCATTGGTTATAGTCCTGATATTGGCAG GTTCTTTCGCCAGTTCTTGATCTTCTTTGCTTTACACCTTTCATGTATATCAATGTTCCGTGCTATTGCTGCCACCTTTAGAGATTTTGTTCTTTCCACAACAATTGGAAAACTCTCTGTAGTGCTTCTCTCATTATTCGGAGGATTCGTCCTTCGAAAAC CGTCTATGCCTGCTTGGCTTCAGTGGGGTTTCTGGTTGTCTCCATTGTCATATGCTGAGATTGCTATAACATCAAATGAATTTTTCTCTACA GTACGGTGGAGTAAG ACAACATCTGGAAACAGAACGTTAGGGGAAGAAGTTCTTGATGCTCGAGGGCTGAACTTTGGTGATCAATCTTACTGGAGTGCATTTGGTGCTTTAATTGGCTTCACATTATTCTTCAACATTGTTTTTGTACTGGCTTTGACATTTCTAAAGA CTTCAAAGAGGTCACGTGCGATTGTGTCTGGTGATGATAACACTCAAAGTTCAGGAAACCATAATATGTCGAGTTCTAAAGTTGCTTCCCAGTCCAAAAATGCATTACCATTCAAGCCCCTAACTTTCACATTTCTAGACGTTTGTTATTTCGTCCAAACTCCTCAG GGCAAGAAGGTGCAGCTTCTCTCTAACGTTACAGGCGCATTCAAGCCTGGTGTTCTCACAGCTCTCATGGGTGTGAGTGGTGCTGGTAAAACGACTCTGATGGATGTTCTTTCTGGAAGGAAAAGCCGCGGTGACATTGAGGGGGACATTCAAGTAGGTGGTTACCGTAAGGTTCAAGAAACATTTGCAAGGGTTTCAGGTTACTGTGAGCAGTTTGATATTCACTCCCCCAATTTAACCATAGAAGAGTCCTTGGAATACTCTGCTTGGCTTCGACTTCCTTCTAGCATCAACTCAGAAACAAAGAGA gCAATAGTCAGAGAAGTTCTTGAGACGATAGAGCTGGAAGAAATTAAAGATTCCATAGTAGGACTTCCTGGAGTTAGCGGTTTAACAACAGAACAACGAAAGAGACTAACAATAGCTGTGGAGCTTGTTGCCAATCCTTCAATCATATTCATGGATGAACCAACCACAGGATTAGATGCACGAGCTGCTGCAATTGTAATGAGAGCTGTGAAGAACATCACAGAAACTGGCAGAACAGTTGCTTGCACTATTCACCAACCGGGCACAGATATCTTTGAAGCATTTGATGAG CTGGTTTTGATGAAAAATGGAGGAAGGATTATCTATCATGGACCTCTTGGACAACATTCAAGCAATGTTATTGAATACTTTATG AGGATTCCTGGAGTTCCGAAAATGAAAGAGAACACTAATCCAGCCACTTGGCTACTAGGCATTACTTCTAGATCATCAGAAGACAAACTTGGTGTTGATTTGGCCCAAATCTACAAGGAATCGTCTTTGTTTAA gGAGAACAACATAGTAATGAGAGTTACATCTTCAGAAACAGAAGAACTAACCTCCTCGACGCGGTATGCTCAAACGGGCTGGGAACAGTTCAAGGCATGCCTATGGAAACAACACCTCTCTTATTGGAGAAACCCTTCCTACAATCTCACTCGCATCCTCTTCATGTGTCTTAACTCTGTGATCTGTGGCGTTTTGTTCTGGCAAAAGGCTAAGAAAAT AAACACTCAACAAGATCTTTTCAATGTATTGGGATCAATGTACACGGTGGTTCTTTTCACTGGAATAAACAATTGCTCTACCGTATTATTCTGCATTGCAACCGAACGAAATGTCTTCTACCGCGAAAGATTTGCTCAAATGTACAACTCATGGGCCTACTCCCTTGCACAG GTGTTGGTTGAGATTCCATACTCATTAGTCCAGTCTATATTATGTGTTGCAATATTATATCCTATGGTTGGCTATCACGTCTCGCTCTACAAAGTGTTTTGGAGCTTCTACTCAGTCTTCTGCTCGCTGCTCATTTACAACTACTTTGGCATGCTTTTAGTTGTCATCACCCCAAACATTCACGTTGCTTTTACTCTACGCTCTGGTTTCTACTCGATGGTCAATCTCTTCGCTGGTTATGTCATTCCAAAACCT AGCATTCCGAAATGGTGGATTTGGATGTATTACTTGAGTCCCACGTCATGGATCTTAAACGGGTTGCTCACATCTCAGTATGGAGATATGGAGAAAGAGATAGTAGCATTTGGAGAGAGGAAGAAGGTTTCAGATTTCGTGGAAGATTATTTTGGTTTCAGA TGGTCATATGACTCTTTGGCTGTTGTAGCTATCGTTCTCAGTGTCTTCCCCATTCTCCTGGCTTCTCTTTTCGCATTCTTCATCGGTAAACTCAATTTCCAAAAGAAGTGA
- the LOC106320505 gene encoding uncharacterized protein LOC106320505 isoform X1, producing the protein MNQTRRKRRSDPPLSRPDSISPEMPFPSKSPPLISPRVRNIFLLLTFCSIVFTLFTFRRDPISSIARSLPLFSTQRRHLLFSIAASRDSWLRRSSYVRLWYSPDSSTRAVVFLDRGGGGGLDPDPDRDHTLPPVIVSQDVSRFPYTFPGGLRSAIRVARVVKETIDGGDNKDVRWFVFGDDDTVFFVDNLVTVLSKYDHRKWWYVGSNSEFYDQNVRYSFDMAFGGGGFAISASLGKVLARVLDSCLMRYAHMYGSDSRIFSCLAELGVALTHEPGFHQIDIRGNLFGLLCAHPLAPLVSLHHLDAVDPFFPKTNRTESVARLIGAASLDSARILQQSVCYDPSNTVTVSVVWGYAIQVYEGNKLLPDLLTLQKTFSTWRRGSGVRSNYMFSTREYPRDPCARPLVFFLYGVGSDDTDGTWSSYKLHSVGNCHRGEAVKRLQRIRVLSRKLKLNVEQMNPPRRQCCDISAPYNTSMVINIRQCMPDELIAMNT; encoded by the exons ATGAACCAGACAAGACGAAAGAGACGATCCGATCCACCTCTCTCTAGACCCGACTCCATCTCGCCTGAGATGCCCTTCCCCTCCAAATCACCTCCCCTAATCTCCCCTCGCGTCAGAAACATCTTCTTACTCCTCACCTTCTGCTCCATCGTCTTCACCCTCTTCACCTTCCGCCGCGACCCAATCTCCTCCATCGCTCGCTCCTTACCCCTCTTCTCCACCCAACGCCGCCACCTACTCTTCTCAATCGCCGCCTCTCGCGACTCCTGGCTCCGCCGCAGCTCCTACGTCCGCCTCTG GTACTCCCCCGACTCCTCCACGCGCGCCGTCGTCTTCCTCGATcgcggcggcggcggaggacTCGATCCCGATCCCGATCGCGATCACACCCTCCCTCCCGTGATCGTCTCCCAAGACGTCTCCAGGTTTCCTTACACCTTCCCCGGCGGACTCCGATCGGCGATCCGCGTCGCTCGCGTCGTCAAAGAGACAATTGATGGGGGAGATAACAAAGACGTGCGGTGGTTCGTCTTCGGAGACGACGACACTGTGTTTTTCGTGGACAATCTCGTCACGGTTTTGTCAAAGTACGATCACCGGAAGTGGTGGTACGTGGGGAGCAACTCGGAGTTTTATGATCAGAATGTGAGGTACTCGTTTGATATGGCGTTTGGTGGCGGAGGGTTCGCGATCAGCGCTTCGCTTGGGAAGGTTCTTGCTAGGGTTTTGGATTCTTGTTTGATGAGGTATGCGCATATGTATGGGAGCGACTCCAGGATCTTCTCTTGCTTAGCTGAGCTTGGTGTTGCGTTGACTCACGAGCCTGGGTTTCATCAG ATTGATATAAGAGGGAACCTATTTGGACTGCTATGCGCGCACCCTTTAGCTCCATTGGTATCACTTCATCACTTGGACGCGGTTGATCCATTCTTTCCAAAAACAAACCGGACCGAGTCCGTGGCTCGTCTCATCGGTGCTGCAAGTTTGGATTCCGCTAGGATCTTGCAGCAGAGTGTGTGTTATGATCCTTCAAACACAGTGACTGTTTCGGTTGTGTGGGGCTACGCGATTCAAGTCTATGAAGGGAATAAACTCCTCCCGGATCTTCTCACCTTGCAAAAGACGTTTTCTACATGGAGGAGAGGGTCAGGAGTCCGGAGCAACTATATGTTCAGCACAAGAGAGTATCCCAGAGATCCATGTGCCAGGCCGCTCGTCTTTTTCTTGTATGGTGTAGGATCAGATGATACTGATGGGACGTGGAGTAGCTATAAGCTTCATAGTGTGGGAAACTGCCACcgaggagaagctgttaagcgATTACAACGCATCCGAGTTCTGTCTCGTAAGCTGAAACTTAACGTTGAACAg ATGAATCCGCCTCGCCGTCAGTGCTGTGACATCTCAGCGCCTTATAACACTTCAATGGTCATTAACATAAGGCAATGCATGCCTGATGAGCTAATTGCCATGAACACttag
- the LOC106320504 gene encoding uncharacterized protein LOC106320504, which produces MEYEKHQCLHNCIYRGRISALCFSLAKSVRVSIGVFGGTWRPLESKREWKVLFERVEHRSGQREQPTTPAPDETKSERRPAAGLGSRSEPNSSSITFESWSDQDGARSVTSA; this is translated from the exons ATGGAGTATGAGAAACATCAATGCCTGCACAACTGTATATACAGAGGAAGGATCTCAGCATTATGCTTCTCCTTGGCCAAAA GTGTTAGAGTGTCCATTGGAGTTTTTGGAGGTACTTGGAGGCCTTTGGAATCAAAAAGGGAGTGGAAAGTGTTGTTTGAGCGAGTAGAGCACCGGAGCGGGCAACGGGAGCAACCTACGACACCCGCTCCAGACGAAACGAAGTCAGAGCGACGTCCTGCAGCGGGGTTAGGCTCCCGCTCTGAGCCCAATAGCTCGTCGATCACTTTCGAGAGCTGGAGTGACCAAGACGGAGCGAGGTCAGTCACCAGCGCGTAA
- the LOC106320505 gene encoding uncharacterized protein LOC106320505 isoform X2: protein MNQTRRKRRSDPPLSRPDSISPEMPFPSKSPPLISPRVRNIFLLLTFCSIVFTLFTFRRDPISSIARSLPLFSTQRRHLLFSIAASRDSWLRRSSYVRLWYSPDSSTRAVVFLDRGGGGGLDPDPDRDHTLPPVIVSQDVSRFPYTFPGGLRSAIRVARVVKETIDGGDNKDVRWFVFGDDDTVFFVDNLVTVLSKYDHRKWWYVGSNSEFYDQNVRYSFDMAFGGGGFAISASLGKVLARVLDSCLMRYAHMYGSDSRIFSCLAELGVALTHEPGFHQIDIRGNLFGLLCAHPLAPLVSLHHLDAVDPFFPKTNRTESVARLIGAASLDSARILQQSVCYDPSNTVTVSVVWGYAIQVYEGNKLLPDLLTLQKTFSTWRRGSGVRSNYMFSTREYPRDPCARPLVFFLYGVGSDDTDGTWSSYKLHSVGNCHRGEAVKRLQRIRVLSRKLKLNVEQMNPPRRQCCDISAPYNTSMVINIRQCMPDELIAMNT, encoded by the exons ATGAACCAGACAAGACGAAAGAGACGATCCGATCCACCTCTCTCTAGACCCGACTCCATCTCGCCTGAGATGCCCTTCCCCTCCAAATCACCTCCCCTAATCTCCCCTCGCGTCAGAAACATCTTCTTACTCCTCACCTTCTGCTCCATCGTCTTCACCCTCTTCACCTTCCGCCGCGACCCAATCTCCTCCATCGCTCGCTCCTTACCCCTCTTCTCCACCCAACGCCGCCACCTACTCTTCTCAATCGCCGCCTCTCGCGACTCCTGGCTCCGCCGCAGCTCCTACGTCCGCCTCTGGTACTCCCCCGACTCCTCCACGCGCGCCGTCGTCTTCCTCGATcgcggcggcggcggaggacTCGATCCCGATCCCGATCGCGATCACACCCTCCCTCCCGTGATCGTCTCCCAAGACGTCTCCAGGTTTCCTTACACCTTCCCCGGCGGACTCCGATCGGCGATCCGCGTCGCTCGCGTCGTCAAAGAGACAATTGATGGGGGAGATAACAAAGACGTGCGGTGGTTCGTCTTCGGAGACGACGACACTGTGTTTTTCGTGGACAATCTCGTCACGGTTTTGTCAAAGTACGATCACCGGAAGTGGTGGTACGTGGGGAGCAACTCGGAGTTTTATGATCAGAATGTGAGGTACTCGTTTGATATGGCGTTTGGTGGCGGAGGGTTCGCGATCAGCGCTTCGCTTGGGAAGGTTCTTGCTAGGGTTTTGGATTCTTGTTTGATGAGGTATGCGCATATGTATGGGAGCGACTCCAGGATCTTCTCTTGCTTAGCTGAGCTTGGTGTTGCGTTGACTCACGAGCCTGGGTTTCATCAG ATTGATATAAGAGGGAACCTATTTGGACTGCTATGCGCGCACCCTTTAGCTCCATTGGTATCACTTCATCACTTGGACGCGGTTGATCCATTCTTTCCAAAAACAAACCGGACCGAGTCCGTGGCTCGTCTCATCGGTGCTGCAAGTTTGGATTCCGCTAGGATCTTGCAGCAGAGTGTGTGTTATGATCCTTCAAACACAGTGACTGTTTCGGTTGTGTGGGGCTACGCGATTCAAGTCTATGAAGGGAATAAACTCCTCCCGGATCTTCTCACCTTGCAAAAGACGTTTTCTACATGGAGGAGAGGGTCAGGAGTCCGGAGCAACTATATGTTCAGCACAAGAGAGTATCCCAGAGATCCATGTGCCAGGCCGCTCGTCTTTTTCTTGTATGGTGTAGGATCAGATGATACTGATGGGACGTGGAGTAGCTATAAGCTTCATAGTGTGGGAAACTGCCACcgaggagaagctgttaagcgATTACAACGCATCCGAGTTCTGTCTCGTAAGCTGAAACTTAACGTTGAACAg ATGAATCCGCCTCGCCGTCAGTGCTGTGACATCTCAGCGCCTTATAACACTTCAATGGTCATTAACATAAGGCAATGCATGCCTGATGAGCTAATTGCCATGAACACttag